One Cervus canadensis isolate Bull #8, Minnesota chromosome 1, ASM1932006v1, whole genome shotgun sequence genomic window carries:
- the PEBP1 gene encoding phosphatidylethanolamine-binding protein 1, with protein MPVDLGKWSGPLSLQEVDERPQHPLQVKYGGAEVDELGKVLTPTQVKNRPTSITWDGLDPGKLYTLVLTDPDAPSRKDPKYREWHHFLVVNMKGNDIGSGTVLSDYVGSGPPKGTGLHRYVWLVYEQKGPLKCDEPILSNRSGDHRGKFKVASFRKKYELGTPVAGTCYQAEWDDYVPKLYEQLSGK; from the exons ATGCCGGTGGACCTCGGCAAGTGGTCCGGGCCTTTGAGCCTGCAGGAAGTGGATGAGCGGCCGCAGCACCCGCTGCAGGTCAAATACGGCGGGGCGGAGGTCGACGAACTGGGGAAAGTGCTGACACCCACTCAG GTTAAGAACCGGCCCACCAGCATTACATGGGATGGCCTTGATCCAGGTAAATTGTACACCTTGGTCTTGACAGATCCGGATGCTCCCAGCAGGAAGGACCCCAAATACAG GGAATGGCACCATTTCCTGGTGGTCAACATGAAGGGCAACGACATCGGCAGTGGCACGGTTCTCTCTGATTATGTGGGCTCTGGGCCTCCCAAGGGCACAG GCCTGCACCGCTACGTCTGGCTGGTTTACGAGCAGAAAGGACCACTGAAGTGTGATGAGCCCATTCTCAGCAACCGATCTGGAGACCACCGTGGCAAATTCAAGGTGGCCTCTTTCCGCAAAAAGTATGAGCTTGGGACACCAGTGGCCGGCACATGTTACCAGGCTGAATGGGATGATTATGTGCCCAAGCTCTATGAGCAGCTGTCTGGGAAGTAG